A window of Kocuria sp. TGY1127_2 genomic DNA:
GTAAAGCTCCATGTCCCGCGACGCAATCCACGTGGAGAAGCCTTCGTAGATCTCTTCATGACTCAGGGGATTCGAGGCGTAGTCCCCTCGGAAATAGTGATGGTCCGATTCAGCGAATCGAGGGTCCAGGGCTTCGAGAAGTTTCATTGCTCCCCATGATAACGGGCCCCACAGAGGGCTACGGCCGCGGAGACATGCGGTGTGGAGAACTTCGTCAGTTCTGGTTCTGCCGCGGGATAATGATTACGGTCATCCACGAAACCAGGAGTCACGCATGAGCGAAGCCTTTCCCACCGACCTCGAGATCGCCCAGGCCGCCACACTTGAACCCATCGCGGACGTTGCCGCACGCGCGGGAATCCCTGAGAGCCGACTCGAACCCTATGGCAGGCACGTTGCCAAAATCGAGCTCGATTCCACGCCTGACGCAAGGCGGCGGGGCAAATACGTGGTCGTGACGGCGGTTACCCCGACGCCGCTCGGTGAGGGAAAAACCGCCACTAGCGTTTCGCTGGCCCAGGGGATGTCCGCCACCGGCCGAAATGCGATGCTTACCCTCCGTCAGCCGTCGATGGGCCCGACCTTCGGAATCAAAGGCGGCGCTGCCGGCGGTGGATATTCCCAAATCGTTCCGATGGAGAAACTCAATCTTCACCTGACCGGGGATTTCCACGCGGTGACCGCGGCCCACAACATGCTCGCGGCCATCCTGGACAATCACTTGCACTTTGGCAACGAACTTCACATCGACGAACGAACCATCACGTGGCGTCGCGTCCTCGACGTCAATGACCGGGCGCTGCGCAACGTCGTCATTGGGCTCGGGGAACGGGCGGATGGAGTGACCCGGCAAACGGGATTCGACATCACCTCCGCCAGCGAAGTAATGGTGATCCTGTCATTGGCCAAGGGATTCGACGACCTTCAGGACCGCCTGGCGCGAATCGTCGTCGGTTTCAACCACGATGGCGCACCCGTTACCGCTCGAGACCTCAAGGCGGATGGTGCGATGGCCGTGATCCTGGCCGACGCGATCAAACCGAACCTCATGCAGACACTGGAGCACAGTCCGGCCCTGATCCATGCGGGCCCGTTCGGGAACATCGCGACGGGGAACTCATCGATTGTGGCGGATTACGTGGGCCTGGAACATTCGGATTACGTCATCACCGAAGCCGGCTTCGGCGCTGACATG
This region includes:
- a CDS encoding formate--tetrahydrofolate ligase; translated protein: MSEAFPTDLEIAQAATLEPIADVAARAGIPESRLEPYGRHVAKIELDSTPDARRRGKYVVVTAVTPTPLGEGKTATSVSLAQGMSATGRNAMLTLRQPSMGPTFGIKGGAAGGGYSQIVPMEKLNLHLTGDFHAVTAAHNMLAAILDNHLHFGNELHIDERTITWRRVLDVNDRALRNVVIGLGERADGVTRQTGFDITSASEVMVILSLAKGFDDLQDRLARIVVGFNHDGAPVTARDLKADGAMAVILADAIKPNLMQTLEHSPALIHAGPFGNIATGNSSIVADYVGLEHSDYVITEAGFGADMGAERFFNVKCRTSGLRPDAAVLVVTVRSLKSHSGRYNIAPGRPLPAEMLEESPEDVLAGAPNLRKHLEIVRSFGVSPVVAINAFPTDHDSEHQVIREIAQEAGAEAAIHRGVALGGAGATELADSVARACEEPGELQFTYDVNDPILHKIEKVATNIYGADGVDLSAAAAQQLDRYERLGFGNLPVVIAKTHLSISSDPGLKGAPSGWRLPVREVRLAAGAGYAYAICGTMRTMPGLSRHPAAERIGFDDAGSMQGLF